In Variovorax paradoxus, a single genomic region encodes these proteins:
- a CDS encoding MarR family winged helix-turn-helix transcriptional regulator has translation MATSARKLAKKDFEALSQFRYQMRRFERFSERAAQAEGLTPQQYLVLLHIKGVPGRDWASVGEIAERLQLQPHGAVALVTRCEALELVQRRPSETDRRQVEVHLLAKGEKLLLRLAELHRAELRSLKGVFDVPQIDLPDTV, from the coding sequence ATGGCCACTTCCGCGCGCAAGCTCGCCAAGAAAGACTTCGAGGCGCTCTCCCAGTTCCGCTACCAGATGCGCCGCTTCGAGCGCTTTTCCGAGCGCGCCGCGCAGGCCGAGGGCCTGACGCCGCAGCAGTACCTGGTGCTGCTGCACATCAAGGGCGTGCCCGGCCGCGACTGGGCCTCGGTGGGCGAGATCGCCGAGCGCCTGCAGCTGCAGCCGCACGGCGCGGTCGCGCTCGTCACCCGCTGCGAGGCGCTCGAACTCGTGCAGCGCCGCCCCAGCGAAACCGACCGCCGCCAGGTCGAGGTGCACCTGCTGGCCAAGGGCGAGAAGCTGCTGCTGCGGCTGGCCGAGCTGCACCGCGCGGAACTGCGCTCGCTCAAGGGCGTGTTCGACGTGCCGCAGATCGATCTTCCGGACACCGTGTGA
- a CDS encoding chloride channel protein, translated as MSTKASSSHPPRGDFALNTRLMRIAVMAAVIGAISTMAARVLLDLIRFFTNLFFFQTLSLADRSPAANTLGAWVIAVPVIGGLIVGLVARYGSDKIRGHGIPEAIEAILFGKSRMSPKVALLKPLSSGIVIGSGGPFGAEGPIIMTGGAIGSLIAQHFHLTAAERKALLVAGATAGMTAVFGTPVAAVLLAVELLLFELRPRSLLPVAVACAVAGFTRPLLMDAGPLFPLQTAVPGPLAMLSCVIAGVLCGALSASLSISLYKVEDWFGKLPLHWMWWPAIGGLAVGIGGWLQPRALGVGYDVIGDLLHNHLALGVVLALLAVKAVIWVIALGSGTSGGVLAPLLMMGAGLGVVLSHLLPGNDPMLWPLVCMAATLGGVMRAPLTATIFAFGLTHDSNALLPLLATSAVAYGFTVLTMRRSILTEKIARRGYHIYREYGIDPLERHSVEEVMTREVRSIDAALPVTRALADYFGEGQAHRAFPVLRNGAVIGVADRAMLAAVGTRDPIATVGDACADVPLYFALPGENCRAVATRLARHRLERMPVVKDAQSLVLAGIVSRSDLIKPSLAHFDEEEKRERMRGLPWQSS; from the coding sequence ATGAGCACCAAGGCTTCTTCTTCCCATCCGCCGCGCGGCGACTTCGCGCTCAACACGCGGCTCATGCGCATCGCCGTCATGGCCGCCGTCATCGGCGCCATCAGCACCATGGCCGCGCGCGTGCTGCTCGACCTGATCCGCTTCTTCACCAACCTGTTCTTCTTCCAGACCCTGTCGCTGGCCGACCGTTCGCCGGCCGCGAATACGCTGGGTGCCTGGGTCATCGCGGTGCCGGTGATCGGCGGGCTGATCGTGGGGCTGGTCGCGCGCTACGGCTCCGACAAGATCCGCGGCCACGGCATTCCGGAGGCCATCGAGGCCATCCTGTTCGGCAAGAGCAGGATGTCGCCGAAGGTGGCGTTGCTCAAGCCGCTGTCGTCGGGCATCGTCATCGGCAGCGGCGGTCCGTTCGGCGCCGAGGGGCCGATCATCATGACCGGCGGCGCCATCGGCTCGCTGATCGCGCAGCACTTTCACCTCACCGCGGCCGAGCGCAAGGCGCTGCTGGTGGCGGGCGCCACGGCCGGCATGACGGCCGTGTTCGGAACGCCGGTGGCCGCGGTGCTGCTGGCCGTCGAGCTGCTGCTGTTCGAGCTGCGGCCGCGCAGCCTGCTGCCGGTGGCCGTGGCCTGCGCGGTCGCGGGCTTCACCCGTCCGCTGCTCATGGACGCGGGCCCGCTGTTCCCGCTGCAGACGGCCGTGCCCGGCCCGCTCGCCATGCTGTCGTGCGTGATCGCGGGCGTGCTGTGCGGCGCGCTGTCGGCGTCGCTTTCCATTTCGCTCTACAAGGTGGAAGACTGGTTCGGCAAGCTGCCGCTGCACTGGATGTGGTGGCCGGCCATCGGCGGACTCGCGGTAGGCATCGGCGGCTGGCTGCAGCCGCGTGCGCTGGGCGTGGGCTACGACGTGATCGGCGACCTGCTGCACAACCATCTCGCGCTCGGCGTGGTGCTGGCGCTGCTGGCGGTCAAGGCCGTCATCTGGGTCATCGCGCTGGGCTCGGGCACATCAGGCGGCGTGCTCGCGCCGCTGCTGATGATGGGCGCCGGCCTGGGCGTGGTGCTGTCGCACCTGCTGCCGGGCAACGACCCCATGCTGTGGCCGCTGGTCTGCATGGCGGCCACGCTGGGCGGCGTGATGCGCGCGCCGCTCACCGCCACCATCTTCGCCTTCGGGCTCACGCACGACAGCAATGCGCTGCTGCCGCTGCTCGCCACCTCGGCCGTGGCCTACGGCTTCACGGTGCTGACCATGCGCCGCTCGATCCTCACCGAGAAGATCGCGCGCCGCGGCTATCACATCTACCGCGAGTACGGCATCGATCCGCTGGAGCGGCATTCGGTGGAAGAGGTGATGACGCGCGAGGTGCGCAGCATCGACGCCGCGCTGCCGGTGACGCGGGCGCTGGCCGACTACTTCGGCGAAGGCCAGGCGCACCGTGCGTTCCCGGTGCTGCGCAATGGCGCGGTGATCGGCGTGGCCGACCGCGCGATGCTGGCGGCTGTCGGCACGCGCGACCCCATCGCCACGGTGGGCGATGCCTGCGCCGACGTGCCGCTGTACTTCGCGCTGCCGGGCGAGAACTGCCGCGCGGTCGCCACGCGGCTCGCGCGCCACCGGCTCGAGCGCATGCCGGTGGTGAAGGACGCGCAGTCGCTGGTGCTGGCCGGCATCGTGTCGCGCAGCGACCTCATCAAGCCCTCGCTCGCGCACTTCGACGAGGAAGAAAAGCGCGAGCGCATGCGCGGGCTGCCGTGGCAGTCGAGCTAG
- a CDS encoding zinc-binding alcohol dehydrogenase family protein, producing the protein MKAVGYYQPLPIDNPESLQDIELPAPAAGPRDLLVRVKAVSVNPVDTKVRKNAAPEAGQAKVLGWDAVGTVEAVGSGVRNFKIGDRVYYAGSIIRPGANAELHAVDERIAALAPKSLDDAQAAALPLTTITAYELLFDRLRVPKDGGEGQTLLITGGAGGVGSILIQLARQLTRLRVVATASRAETREWCLALGAHTVIDHSKPLAAELKAAGIGEVDMVASLTQTEQHYAQIIESLKPQGQLAVIDDMKVLDAMPLKTKCISLHWEMMFTRSRFETPDIAEQGALLAEVAALVDAGRIRTTANASFGTINAANLKKAHALIESGKAQGKVVLAGF; encoded by the coding sequence ATGAAAGCCGTCGGCTACTACCAGCCCCTTCCCATCGACAACCCCGAATCGCTGCAGGACATCGAACTGCCGGCGCCTGCGGCCGGCCCGCGCGACCTGCTGGTGCGCGTGAAGGCGGTGTCGGTCAACCCGGTGGACACCAAGGTCCGCAAGAACGCGGCGCCCGAAGCCGGCCAGGCCAAGGTGCTGGGCTGGGACGCCGTGGGCACGGTCGAGGCCGTCGGCAGCGGCGTGCGGAACTTCAAGATCGGCGATCGCGTGTACTACGCGGGTTCGATCATCCGCCCCGGCGCCAACGCCGAGCTGCATGCAGTGGACGAGCGCATCGCCGCGCTCGCCCCCAAGAGCCTCGACGACGCCCAGGCCGCCGCGCTGCCGCTGACCACCATCACCGCCTATGAGCTGCTGTTCGACCGCCTGCGCGTGCCCAAGGACGGCGGCGAAGGCCAGACGCTGCTGATCACCGGCGGCGCGGGCGGCGTCGGCTCCATCCTGATCCAGCTCGCGCGCCAGCTCACCAGGCTGCGCGTGGTGGCCACCGCCTCGCGCGCCGAAACGCGCGAGTGGTGCCTGGCGCTCGGCGCGCACACCGTCATCGATCATTCGAAGCCGCTCGCGGCCGAGCTCAAGGCCGCAGGCATCGGCGAAGTCGACATGGTCGCCAGCCTCACGCAGACCGAGCAGCACTACGCGCAGATCATCGAAAGCCTCAAGCCCCAGGGCCAGCTCGCGGTGATCGACGACATGAAGGTGCTCGACGCGATGCCGCTGAAGACCAAGTGCATCTCGCTGCACTGGGAAATGATGTTCACGCGCTCGCGCTTCGAGACGCCCGACATCGCCGAGCAAGGCGCGCTGCTGGCAGAAGTGGCGGCGCTGGTCGATGCGGGCCGCATCCGCACCACGGCCAACGCGAGCTTCGGCACCATCAACGCCGCGAACCTGAAAAAGGCGCATGCGCTCATCGAGAGCGGCAAGGCGCAGGGCAAGGTGGTGCTGGCGGGCTTCTAG
- a CDS encoding LysR family transcriptional regulator, which translates to MKIENISDLQVLVHTARGGTLTAAAHALGITPAAASATLKRLEAQLGARLFERSTRAMRLTPQGQTLLDYAVRAFELLDEGESLVTADRGELVGTLRVASPSDLTRSTLLPWFDEFLALHPGVQLSLSVGDRPLDVMRDEVDVALRYGALADSRLVARAFALTNPLLTASPAYLLRHPAPKVPQDLAHHNCLIFNRSGRRHRVWRFGQNGQWTEVRVNGNRSVDDASLAREWTVAGHGISLKSALDVREDIREGRLVRLLPDWETEPYPLHALLPSGRFVPARVRAFVDFLALKFEALLALA; encoded by the coding sequence ATGAAGATTGAAAATATCTCCGACCTGCAGGTGCTGGTGCACACCGCGCGCGGCGGCACGCTCACAGCTGCGGCGCATGCGCTGGGCATCACGCCGGCGGCGGCCAGCGCCACGCTCAAGCGGCTGGAGGCCCAGCTCGGCGCCCGGCTGTTCGAGCGGTCGACCCGCGCGATGCGCCTGACGCCGCAGGGCCAGACGCTGCTCGACTACGCGGTGCGTGCCTTCGAGCTGCTGGACGAGGGCGAGTCGCTGGTCACCGCGGATCGCGGCGAGCTGGTGGGCACGCTGCGGGTGGCTTCGCCGTCGGACCTCACGCGCAGCACGCTGCTGCCGTGGTTCGACGAATTCCTCGCGCTGCATCCCGGCGTGCAGCTGTCGCTGTCGGTGGGGGACCGGCCGCTGGACGTGATGCGGGACGAGGTCGACGTGGCGCTGCGCTATGGCGCGCTGGCCGACTCGCGGCTGGTGGCACGGGCCTTTGCGCTGACCAATCCGCTGTTGACCGCTTCGCCTGCTTATCTGCTGCGCCATCCTGCGCCGAAGGTGCCGCAGGATCTGGCGCATCACAACTGCCTGATCTTCAACCGCTCGGGGCGACGGCATCGCGTCTGGCGCTTCGGCCAGAACGGGCAGTGGACGGAGGTGCGGGTGAATGGCAACCGCAGCGTGGACGATGCTTCGCTCGCGCGGGAATGGACCGTGGCGGGCCATGGGATTTCGCTGAAGTCCGCGCTGGATGTGCGGGAGGACATTCGCGAAGGGCGGCTCGTGCGGCTCTTGCCTGATTGGGAGACCGAGCCCTATCCGTTGCATGCGCTGTTGCCCAGTGGGCGGTTCGTGCCGGCTCGGGTTCGGGCGTTTGTCGATTTTCTTGCCTTGAAGTTCGAGGCTTTGTTGGCTCTTGCCTGA
- a CDS encoding SDR family oxidoreductase, producing MDLQLQDQHVLITGGSKGIGLACALGFLREGARVSLVSRDLQNLQQGRKTLAEAFPQAEGRVSLHAADLKDPASAEAALDAAEKAFGPVDVLVNSAGAARRTPPDDLTAASWHDAMDAKYFTYVHMIHPVVKRMGQRGRGAIVNVIGQGGKVANPVHMAGGAANAALMLVSAGMAAAYAGKGVRVNAVNPGLTLTERLQEGMKADAKVQGIGTDEALARAKARLPLGRIATPEEIANTVVFLASPKASYVTGAIVAMDGAVTPMI from the coding sequence ATGGATCTCCAGCTCCAGGACCAGCACGTACTCATCACCGGCGGCAGCAAGGGCATCGGCCTGGCCTGCGCGCTGGGCTTCCTGCGTGAAGGCGCGCGCGTGAGCCTCGTCTCGCGCGACCTCCAGAACCTGCAGCAGGGCCGGAAGACGCTGGCCGAGGCATTCCCGCAGGCCGAAGGCCGCGTGTCGCTGCACGCCGCCGACCTCAAGGACCCCGCCAGCGCCGAGGCCGCGCTCGACGCCGCCGAGAAAGCCTTCGGCCCCGTCGACGTGCTCGTCAACTCGGCCGGCGCCGCCCGCCGCACCCCACCCGACGACCTGACCGCCGCCTCGTGGCACGACGCGATGGACGCCAAGTACTTCACCTACGTCCACATGATCCATCCCGTCGTCAAGCGCATGGGCCAGCGCGGGCGCGGCGCCATCGTCAACGTCATCGGCCAGGGCGGCAAAGTCGCCAACCCCGTGCACATGGCCGGCGGCGCCGCCAATGCCGCACTCATGCTGGTGAGCGCCGGCATGGCCGCCGCCTATGCAGGCAAAGGCGTGCGCGTGAACGCCGTGAACCCCGGCCTCACGCTGACCGAGCGGCTGCAGGAAGGCATGAAGGCCGACGCGAAGGTGCAGGGCATCGGCACCGACGAAGCGCTGGCACGCGCCAAGGCCAGGCTGCCGCTGGGCCGAATCGCGACGCCGGAGGAAATCGCCAACACCGTCGTGTTCCTCGCGTCGCCGAAGGCAAGCTACGTGACCGGCGCCATCGTCGCGATGGACGGCGCAGTCACCCCCATGATCTGA